In Pseudomonas sp. PDM14, a genomic segment contains:
- a CDS encoding SIR2 family protein: protein MISIGDIYNQDINFLFGSGASFGLLPTLQLQVQTGEGNSRYTLEDLATRFEREGDRRLIPLFMHYYASCIRPAEQLSLEQAVAGEAGATVIKNYRTFLTTALEMVKRRKALDRRCNVFTTNYDGCFPLVADALIKEGHTDFVLNDGARGFTRRILQARNFGSYLCQAGVFGRHQSSIPQINLIHLHGSVYWSKLDAAIQVGYDLSSREGLLDADAMALLQPFSAALNNPTSTLADVPATDFSDEELKAFWEKYEQIPIVNPTKWKFHETVYEEHYYQMLRLLSYELEKPNAVLITFGFSFADEHILNLVMRSLSNPGLQVFVCCYSESGHAEMKDKFKGNRNVKCLMLQGGVMDFTAFNEQVLAWPEATSPAPVTAIAPAAPPAADADPENLI from the coding sequence GTGATTTCTATCGGCGACATCTACAACCAAGACATCAACTTCCTCTTCGGATCGGGAGCATCGTTCGGCCTGCTCCCGACCCTTCAACTACAGGTCCAGACTGGTGAGGGCAACTCGCGCTACACCCTGGAAGATCTAGCCACCAGATTTGAGCGCGAGGGCGACCGGCGCCTCATCCCACTGTTTATGCACTACTACGCCAGCTGTATCCGTCCTGCCGAGCAACTTAGCCTGGAACAGGCGGTGGCCGGAGAAGCAGGCGCCACGGTTATCAAGAACTACCGCACCTTCCTAACGACAGCACTCGAAATGGTAAAGCGCCGCAAAGCGCTGGACCGTCGTTGCAATGTGTTCACGACGAACTATGACGGTTGCTTCCCGCTCGTGGCTGACGCGCTTATCAAGGAGGGCCACACTGACTTCGTGCTAAATGACGGTGCGCGAGGATTCACGCGGCGCATCCTACAGGCCCGAAATTTTGGGTCTTACCTTTGCCAGGCCGGTGTCTTCGGCCGCCATCAGAGCAGCATCCCTCAAATCAATCTGATCCATTTGCATGGGTCGGTCTACTGGAGCAAGTTGGACGCCGCGATTCAGGTTGGTTACGACTTATCTAGCCGAGAGGGTCTGCTGGATGCTGACGCTATGGCGTTGTTGCAACCATTTTCGGCGGCGCTTAATAACCCCACATCGACGCTTGCCGATGTCCCGGCCACAGATTTTTCCGATGAAGAATTGAAGGCGTTCTGGGAGAAGTATGAGCAAATTCCCATCGTCAACCCGACTAAGTGGAAGTTCCACGAGACGGTCTACGAGGAGCATTACTATCAAATGCTGCGGCTTCTCAGTTATGAGCTCGAGAAGCCCAACGCCGTGCTCATCACCTTCGGATTCTCGTTTGCCGACGAGCACATCCTCAACCTCGTGATGCGCTCTCTTTCCAATCCGGGTCTGCAGGTATTTGTTTGTTGCTACAGCGAGTCAGGGCACGCCGAAATGAAGGACAAGTTCAAGGGAAACCGTAACGTCAAGTGCCTGATGCTGCAGGGTGGGGTGATGGACTTCACCGCATTCAATGAGCAGGTATTAGCTTGGCCGGAGGCTACCTCTCCTGCACCGGTTACCGCCATAGCTCCAGCAGCTCCTCCTGCGGCCGATGCAGACCCCGAGAACCTGATATGA